The Candidatus Omnitrophota bacterium genome segment GCAAAAACAAATGCTCTCTTGACGGATATAAGCGGGATGATAGAAAAAACCCGTTCGGCGGTCGCCGTGACAGTTAACGCCGAAATGACTACATTGTATTGGAATATTGGTAAAAGAATCCGCCAGGAGATTTTAAAGAACAAGCGAGCTGAATACGGCAAGGAGATTGTTGAGACAGTGTCGCAACAATTAAAGCTTGATTATGGAGCGGGATTTTCAATAAAAAATTTAAGACATATGATTCGTTTTGCTGAAATTTATCCTGATAATAAGATTGTCTCCGCACTGCGGAGACAATTGGGGTGGACCCATTTTAAAATTGTCA includes the following:
- a CDS encoding DUF1016 domain-containing protein, with product MPVNIKKQIIKKRAPAKTNALLTDISGMIEKTRSAVAVTVNAEMTTLYWNIGKRIRQEILKNKRAEYGKEIVETVSQQLKLDYGAGFSIKNLRHMIRFAEIYPDNKIVSALRRQLGWTHFKIV